One window of Trifolium pratense cultivar HEN17-A07 linkage group LG5, ARS_RC_1.1, whole genome shotgun sequence genomic DNA carries:
- the LOC123885482 gene encoding UMP-CMP kinase 3-like: MGSVETSNKDTNGSLLNKNPTIVFVLGGPGSGKGTQCANVVEHFGYTHLSAGDLLRAEIKSGSENGTMIQNMIKEGKIVPSEVTIKLLQRAIQESGNDKFLIDGFPRNEENRAAFEKVTGIEPTFVLYFDCPEEEMERRLLSRNQGREDDNIETIRKRFKVFLESSLPVINYYDAKGKVRKIDAARPVEEVFESVKAVFGPKTEKAN; this comes from the exons ATGGGAAGTGTTGAAACCTCAAACAAG GATACAAATGGAAGCCTGCTAAACAAAAATCCTACAATTGTGTTTGTGTTAG GTGGCCCTGGCAGTGGAAAGGGTACCCAATGTGCAAATGTTGTCGAACATTTTGGGTATACTCACCTCAGTGCTGGTGATCTTCTGAGAGCAGAGATAAAATCCGGCTCTGAAAATGG CACAATGATCCAGAATATGATTAAAGAAGGAAAAATTGTTCCCTCCGAGGTAACAATTAAGCTTCTACAACGAGCAATTCAGGAAAGTGGCAATGATAAATTTCTTATTGATGGTTTTCCTCGCAATGAGGAAAACCGTGCAGCATTTGAGAAAGTG ACAGGAATAGAGCCAACATTTGTCTTATATTTTGATTGCCCAGAGGAAGAGATGGAGAGACGACTTCTTAGTAGGAACCAG GGTAGAGAAGACGACAACATTGAAACAATAAGGAAACGGTTCAAGGTTTTCTTGGAGTCTAGCCTCCCTGtgattaattattatgatgCAAAGGGAAAAGTTCGCAAG ATTGATGCTGCAAGGCCCGTTGAAGAGGTATTTGAGTCTGTCAAAGCAGTTTTTGGTCCAAAAACTGAAAAG GCTAATTGA